In a genomic window of Streptomyces noursei ATCC 11455:
- a CDS encoding ISAzo13 family transposase, whose product MGRPEGIEAALTAKFETLFPHLDERQRRLAIGAEARSLGHGGIKLVARAAGVREGTVSRGVRELESGQAPLGRVRREGGGRKRAVDLDQGLRPALLALVEPDMRGDPMSPLRWTVKSTRHLAAELTRQGHRVSADTVAVLLREEGFSLQGNAKTIEGAQHPDRDAQFRYINEQAKQFQAAGDPVVSVDTKKKELVGNYKNAGRQWCREGDPVRVRTHDFPDADLGKAIPYGIYDLAADAGWVSVGTDHDTAAFAVQTLRRWWHAVGRAAYPRSGRLLITADAGGSNGYRTRAWKAELAALALETGLEIAVCHYPPGTSKWNKVEHRLFSHITMNWRGKPLTSHEVIVNSIAATTTRTGLTIRSELDTATYETGVRIGDRQMAALPLDRHAWHGDWNYSLRPEPYAQVSDVPDPFDQPSPDLAWLCHPALTGLPPAEWDALISTLTALHEEQRETHLDKRRGHRPRIKGGPLTGRRPILTLADRLLAALLHYRHGLPQVTVARLFTVTPETINRRIRDIRQLLDTAGYTVHPADTRLAALEDLQAFAAAAGITCPSEIKTASY is encoded by the coding sequence ATGGGGAGACCGGAGGGGATCGAAGCCGCACTGACCGCGAAGTTCGAGACGCTGTTCCCGCATCTCGACGAGCGTCAACGGCGGCTGGCTATAGGAGCAGAAGCACGGTCACTGGGACACGGCGGGATCAAGCTCGTCGCCCGCGCGGCCGGGGTCCGGGAGGGCACCGTTTCGCGCGGCGTGAGAGAACTTGAGTCCGGCCAGGCACCGTTGGGACGTGTCCGTCGGGAGGGCGGCGGGCGCAAGCGCGCGGTCGATCTCGATCAGGGGCTGCGGCCCGCGCTGCTGGCCCTGGTCGAGCCGGACATGCGTGGGGATCCGATGTCGCCGCTGCGCTGGACGGTGAAGTCGACCCGGCACCTGGCGGCCGAGCTGACGCGGCAGGGCCATCGGGTCTCGGCGGACACGGTTGCCGTGCTGCTGCGGGAGGAGGGCTTCAGCCTCCAGGGCAACGCCAAGACCATCGAGGGCGCCCAGCACCCGGACCGGGACGCACAGTTCCGCTACATCAACGAGCAGGCCAAACAGTTCCAGGCAGCCGGAGATCCGGTGGTCAGCGTGGACACGAAGAAGAAAGAGTTGGTGGGCAACTACAAGAACGCCGGCCGCCAGTGGTGTCGTGAAGGCGATCCGGTCCGGGTCCGTACCCATGACTTTCCCGACGCCGACCTGGGCAAGGCGATCCCATACGGGATCTACGACCTGGCCGCGGATGCTGGCTGGGTCAGCGTCGGCACCGACCACGACACCGCCGCCTTCGCCGTCCAGACGTTGCGCCGCTGGTGGCACGCGGTGGGCCGCGCCGCGTACCCGCGCTCAGGCCGCCTGCTGATCACTGCGGACGCGGGCGGCTCCAACGGCTATCGCACCCGTGCCTGGAAGGCCGAACTCGCCGCGCTGGCCCTGGAGACGGGCCTGGAGATCGCCGTGTGTCACTATCCTCCAGGCACATCAAAATGGAACAAAGTGGAACACCGGCTGTTCTCCCACATCACCATGAACTGGCGAGGCAAGCCCCTGACCAGCCACGAAGTCATCGTGAACAGCATCGCGGCGACCACCACCCGCACCGGCCTGACCATCCGCTCCGAACTCGACACCGCCACCTATGAAACCGGTGTCCGCATCGGCGACCGGCAGATGGCAGCCTTGCCGCTGGACCGTCATGCCTGGCACGGCGACTGGAACTACAGTCTCCGACCCGAGCCGTATGCCCAGGTCAGTGATGTCCCGGACCCGTTCGATCAGCCCAGTCCCGACCTTGCCTGGCTGTGCCACCCGGCCCTGACCGGACTGCCGCCCGCCGAGTGGGATGCGCTGATCTCCACACTCACCGCCCTCCATGAGGAGCAGCGGGAAACGCACCTGGACAAGCGGCGTGGCCACCGACCCCGCATCAAGGGTGGCCCCCTGACAGGCCGTCGTCCCATCCTCACCCTCGCCGACCGCCTACTGGCCGCCCTCCTCCACTACCGGCACGGGCTCCCGCAGGTCACCGTCGCCCGCCTCTTCACCGTCACACCCGAAACCATCAACCGGCGCATCCGCGACATCCGCCAGCTCCTCGACACCGCCGGATACACCGTTCATCCCGCCGACACCCGTCTCGCCGCCCTCGAAGACCTCCAGGCTTTCGCAGCGGCGGCAGGCATCACCTGCCCATCAGAGATCAAGACGGCGAGTTATTGA
- a CDS encoding transposase produces the protein MSEICKRYDAEFRAGAVRIVRETGKPVAQVARDLGINEGTLATWISREKEAARAGLDSDERAELARLRREIHELRMERDVLKRSVVLWVKEATK, from the coding sequence ATGTCAGAGATATGCAAGAGGTACGACGCGGAGTTCCGGGCCGGGGCCGTTCGGATTGTCCGTGAGACGGGGAAGCCCGTGGCACAGGTCGCGAGGGATCTGGGGATCAACGAGGGCACGCTGGCGACCTGGATCTCCCGGGAGAAGGAGGCCGCCCGGGCTGGCTTGGATTCTGATGAGCGGGCCGAGCTCGCGCGGCTGCGCCGGGAGATTCACGAGCTGCGGATGGAACGTGATGTCCTCAAGCGATCGGTGGTCCTGTGGGTGAAGGAGGCGACGAAGTGA
- a CDS encoding IS3 family transposase has translation MRVADFIADQRASHRVPHAVSCRALEVSQSWFYKWLGRTPSACDERRADSPWRSVRSFDASGGTYGSPRVHVELRERGWRVSKNTVATLMAELGLAASQSAGGR, from the coding sequence GTGAGGGTTGCGGACTTCATCGCCGACCAGAGGGCCAGCCACCGGGTGCCGCACGCCGTCTCCTGCCGGGCCCTTGAGGTTTCGCAGTCCTGGTTCTACAAGTGGCTGGGACGCACACCATCCGCATGCGATGAGCGTCGCGCCGACTCGCCCTGGCGATCCGTGAGGTCTTTCGATGCCTCCGGCGGCACTTACGGCTCCCCGCGAGTCCACGTTGAGCTGCGCGAGCGTGGCTGGCGGGTGTCGAAGAACACGGTCGCGACGTTGATGGCCGAGCTCGGCCTGGCCGCGTCCCAAAGCGCCGGCGGTCGCTGA
- a CDS encoding IS3 family transposase: MVQRKFTAPAPDVAWCGDMTEIVTDEGKLYLATVIDLHSRRLLGYATDAHHDTELVVAALNMAAATRGGHVAGVVFHTDRGSEYTSKIFGDACGRLGVVQSMGRVGSALDNAVAEATNSTLKVEYIHRHPFRIRAEARIKIATWITDWYNPHRRHSACDCLSPIDYENRHHAREQQPQAA; this comes from the coding sequence TTGGTCCAGCGGAAGTTCACCGCGCCGGCACCGGATGTCGCCTGGTGCGGCGACATGACCGAGATCGTCACCGACGAGGGCAAGCTCTACCTGGCCACCGTCATCGACCTGCACTCCCGCCGCCTGCTCGGCTACGCGACGGACGCCCACCACGACACCGAACTCGTGGTCGCCGCCTTGAACATGGCCGCCGCGACCCGCGGCGGCCATGTGGCCGGTGTCGTGTTCCACACCGACCGCGGCAGCGAATACACGTCAAAGATCTTCGGGGACGCCTGTGGTCGCCTGGGCGTGGTGCAGTCCATGGGGCGCGTCGGATCCGCCCTGGACAACGCGGTCGCCGAGGCAACGAACTCGACGCTGAAGGTCGAGTACATCCACCGGCACCCTTTCCGCATCCGGGCCGAGGCCCGCATCAAGATCGCGACCTGGATCACCGACTGGTACAACCCGCACCGCAGGCACTCTGCCTGCGACTGTCTGTCACCCATCGACTACGAAAACCGACACCACGCCAGGGAACAGCAGCCCCAAGCCGCTTAA
- a CDS encoding LuxR C-terminal-related transcriptional regulator, translated as MTDSIPSRTTIPLTRQSLTTHQGQASTRTQANGARLTRAELEVLQLLPSDLTLHEIATRRHVSANTISTQIKSIYRKLGVRRRLGAINEAQQQGFLRPDQDAR; from the coding sequence ATGACCGACTCCATACCTTCCCGCACCACGATCCCACTCACACGCCAGTCCCTCACCACCCACCAAGGGCAAGCCAGCACCCGCACGCAGGCGAACGGCGCTCGCCTCACCCGTGCCGAACTCGAAGTGCTTCAGCTGCTACCGAGTGATCTCACCCTGCACGAGATCGCTACCAGACGGCACGTCTCCGCCAACACCATCAGCACCCAGATCAAAAGCATCTACCGCAAACTGGGCGTCCGGCGACGGCTCGGCGCCATCAACGAGGCCCAGCAACAAGGCTTCCTCCGCCCCGACCAAGACGCCAGGTAG
- a CDS encoding IS3 family transposase (programmed frameshift): protein MAQKRRKFSPEFRDEAVKMVVVESRPIAEVAREIQVNEGTLGTWVSRYRQEHAGEEPPLNISERARLRELERENRELRMKTEFLGKSCGLLRPGIPVTEKYEFIDGESDNFPVQQMCAWAGVSTSGFYHWRSRPLSATAKRRAELKTVILQVFSDSQETYGYRRVHAALQRMNVQAGAELVRALMRELGLVPCQPRPWRATTIADDAAPATPDLLARDFTADAPGRKLVSDITYVHTWAGFLYLATVIDCHTKAVVGWAMADHMKTSLISDALDMAARNIDLAEGCIFHSDRGSQYTSRELRRKLGSLGLRASVGRTGVCWDNAMAESFFGALKNELVHRTTFPTLAHAHRAIVRYIEMFYNRKRLHSGLGYKTPAEVHAEYEELQAVT, encoded by the exons GTGGCACAGAAGCGTAGGAAGTTCAGTCCCGAATTTCGGGACGAGGCGGTCAAGATGGTGGTTGTGGAGTCCCGCCCGATCGCTGAGGTCGCCCGAGAGATACAGGTGAACGAGGGAACGCTGGGCACCTGGGTCAGCCGGTACCGGCAAGAGCACGCCGGTGAGGAGCCCCCGTTGAACATCAGCGAACGTGCCCGCCTTCGCGAATTGGAACGTGAGAACCGGGAACTCCGTATGAAGACCGAGTTCCTGG GGAAAAGCTGCGGCCTTCTTCGCCCAGGAATACCGGTGACGGAGAAGTACGAGTTCATCGACGGCGAGTCTGACAACTTTCCCGTGCAGCAGATGTGCGCCTGGGCGGGAGTGTCCACGTCGGGCTTTTACCATTGGAGATCGAGGCCATTGTCGGCCACGGCGAAGCGCCGTGCAGAACTGAAGACCGTCATCCTCCAGGTCTTCTCTGACTCGCAAGAGACCTACGGCTACCGGCGTGTCCACGCCGCGCTCCAGCGAATGAACGTGCAGGCCGGAGCAGAACTGGTCCGCGCGCTGATGCGCGAGCTCGGTCTGGTGCCGTGCCAGCCGCGGCCCTGGCGGGCGACCACGATCGCCGATGATGCGGCGCCGGCCACGCCAGACCTTCTGGCCCGTGACTTCACCGCTGACGCTCCCGGGCGCAAACTGGTCAGCGATATCACCTACGTTCACACCTGGGCCGGGTTCCTTTATCTCGCAACCGTCATCGACTGCCACACCAAAGCTGTGGTCGGCTGGGCGATGGCCGACCACATGAAGACCTCTCTCATATCGGATGCACTCGATATGGCGGCCCGGAACATCGACCTCGCCGAAGGCTGCATATTTCATTCCGATCGCGGCAGTCAATACACGTCTCGGGAACTTCGTCGTAAGCTCGGCTCGTTGGGCCTGCGAGCTTCGGTCGGCCGCACCGGTGTCTGTTGGGACAATGCGATGGCTGAATCCTTCTTCGGCGCCCTCAAAAACGAACTCGTGCACCGAACTACGTTCCCAACACTCGCACATGCCCACCGGGCGATCGTTCGCTACATCGAGATGTTCTACAATCGAAAACGCCTCCACTCCGGACTCGGCTACAAGACCCCCGCAGAAGTCCACGCCGAGTACGAGGAGTTGCAGGCAGTGACATAA
- a CDS encoding transposase family protein, whose product MLVYPSAIDLSSASLQFLAGRLTVHRRQIGTRWRRLTAGRQALLVLAHLRCGDTYARLAAGFAIGIATVCRYVHEGIGVLAALAPTLQQAMKTAAGKAFVILDGTLLPIDRVAADRPYYSGKHKRHGMNVQVLADPFGRILWASPALPGAVHDIKAARTHSIIEALASCGVTCWADKGYQGAGGTVRVPYRGRWKHLSHGQQAVNRAHAKIRALGERAMATLKNWRLLRKLRCSTTRITHTAQAILTLTLNTTT is encoded by the coding sequence GTGCTTGTCTACCCGTCGGCGATCGATCTGTCCAGCGCGTCCCTGCAGTTCCTCGCCGGCCGCCTGACAGTCCATCGTCGGCAGATCGGGACGCGGTGGCGTCGGCTGACTGCAGGCCGACAGGCCCTTCTGGTCCTGGCGCACCTGCGCTGCGGGGACACCTATGCCCGCCTCGCAGCGGGCTTCGCGATCGGTATCGCCACCGTGTGCCGCTACGTCCACGAGGGCATCGGCGTCCTGGCCGCTCTTGCCCCGACGTTGCAGCAGGCGATGAAGACCGCGGCAGGCAAGGCTTTCGTGATCCTCGACGGGACACTACTCCCCATCGACCGCGTCGCCGCCGACCGCCCGTACTACTCCGGGAAACACAAGCGGCACGGCATGAACGTGCAAGTCCTCGCCGACCCCTTCGGCCGGATCCTATGGGCCTCACCCGCACTGCCAGGAGCCGTCCACGACATCAAAGCCGCCCGAACCCACAGCATCATCGAGGCTCTCGCCTCATGTGGCGTCACATGCTGGGCGGACAAGGGATACCAAGGCGCCGGCGGCACCGTCCGTGTCCCGTATCGCGGCCGTTGGAAGCACCTCTCCCACGGTCAGCAAGCCGTCAACCGTGCCCACGCAAAAATCCGCGCCCTCGGCGAACGCGCCATGGCCACCCTCAAGAACTGGCGTCTCCTCAGGAAGCTCCGCTGCAGCACCACCCGCATCACCCACACCGCCCAAGCCATCCTCACCCTGACCCTCAACACCACAACCTGA
- a CDS encoding transposase family protein, whose product MLVYPSAIDLSSASLQFLAGRLTVHRRQIGTRWRRLTAGRQALLVLAHLRCGDTYARLAAGFAIGIATVCRYVHEGIGVLAALAPTLQQAMKTAAGKAFVILDGTLLPIDRVAADRPYYSGKHKRHGMNVQVLADPFGRILWASPALPGAVHDIKAARTHSIIEALASCGVTCWADKGYQGAGGTVRVPYRGRWKHLSHGQQAVNRAHAKIRALGERAMATLKNWRLLRKLRCSTTRITHTAQAILTLTLNTTT is encoded by the coding sequence GTGCTTGTCTACCCGTCGGCGATCGATCTGTCCAGCGCGTCCCTGCAGTTCCTCGCCGGCCGCCTGACAGTCCATCGTCGGCAGATCGGGACGCGGTGGCGTCGGCTGACTGCAGGCCGACAGGCCCTTCTGGTCCTGGCGCACCTGCGCTGCGGGGACACCTATGCCCGCCTCGCAGCGGGCTTCGCGATCGGTATCGCCACCGTGTGCCGCTACGTCCACGAGGGCATCGGCGTCCTGGCCGCTCTTGCCCCGACGTTGCAGCAGGCGATGAAGACCGCGGCAGGCAAGGCTTTCGTGATCCTCGACGGGACACTACTCCCCATCGACCGCGTCGCCGCCGACCGCCCGTACTACTCCGGGAAACACAAGCGGCACGGCATGAACGTGCAAGTCCTCGCCGACCCCTTCGGCCGGATCCTATGGGCCTCACCCGCACTGCCAGGAGCCGTCCACGACATCAAAGCCGCCCGAACCCACAGCATCATCGAGGCTCTCGCCTCATGTGGCGTCACATGCTGGGCGGACAAGGGATACCAAGGCGCCGGCGGCACCGTCCGTGTCCCGTATCGCGGCCGTTGGAAGCACCTCTCCCACGGTCAGCAAGCCGTCAACCGTGCCCACGCAAAAATCCGCGCCCTCGGCGAACGCGCCATGGCCACCCTCAAGAACTGGCGTCTCCTCAGAAAGCTCCGCTGCAGCACCACCCGCATCACCCACACCGCCCAAGCCATCCTCACCCTGACCCTCAACACCACAACCTGA
- a CDS encoding IS630 family transposase, producing the protein MDQALVAKLIRMVTGVAMTERGVGKWLRRHGLSPQRPARRSYRRDQEKVDTWLREEYPAIAARAKAENAVVTWADQCGLRSDTAPPGTSWAPKGQTPIVRVSGRRFKVNIMSAIATRGALYFTVFTQKFTSKVFTTFLDHLARQSGRKVHVIADRHPVHRSKAIRAWLEENTERAELHLMPDYSPELDPDEILNADVKRHIHAAHARSANDLAHETRRFL; encoded by the coding sequence GTGGACCAGGCCTTGGTGGCGAAGCTGATCCGGATGGTCACCGGGGTGGCGATGACCGAACGCGGGGTGGGCAAGTGGCTACGCCGGCACGGCCTCTCTCCGCAGCGCCCCGCCCGCCGCTCCTACCGCCGGGACCAGGAGAAAGTGGACACCTGGCTACGGGAGGAGTACCCGGCGATCGCCGCCCGGGCAAAGGCGGAGAACGCGGTGGTGACCTGGGCGGATCAGTGCGGACTGCGCTCGGACACCGCCCCGCCCGGCACCTCCTGGGCACCGAAGGGCCAGACCCCGATCGTGCGCGTGTCCGGGCGCCGGTTCAAGGTGAACATCATGTCCGCGATCGCCACACGCGGCGCCCTGTACTTCACCGTGTTCACCCAGAAGTTCACCTCGAAGGTCTTCACCACCTTCCTCGACCACCTCGCCCGCCAAAGCGGCCGGAAGGTCCACGTGATCGCCGACCGGCACCCCGTCCACCGCAGCAAGGCCATCCGAGCCTGGCTCGAGGAAAACACCGAACGAGCCGAGCTGCACCTGATGCCCGACTACAGCCCCGAACTCGACCCAGACGAGATCCTCAACGCCGACGTCAAGCGCCACATCCACGCCGCACACGCCCGCTCCGCCAACGACCTCGCCCACGAAACCCGCCGATTCCTGTAG
- a CDS encoding helix-turn-helix domain-containing protein — translation MSFLLSRNCSVVLLVGGAWLSLGICGGWLLRGGRWCGCGWWPRWSPGRWARTGRRPRWFGVAERSVGSWWRAYQAGGREALAAKRVRRPGPHELISDEERAVLFQAMADYTPEQLLIGGPLWTRPWWRS, via the coding sequence ATGAGCTTCTTATTGAGTCGGAACTGTTCAGTTGTTCTTCTCGTTGGTGGGGCATGGTTGAGTCTGGGGATCTGCGGCGGGTGGCTCCTTCGGGGCGGGAGGTGGTGCGGTTGCGGGTGGTGGCCGCGCTGGAGTCCGGGGCGGTGGGCTCGTACCGGCAGGCGGCCGAGGTGGTTCGGGGTCGCGGAGCGGTCGGTGGGCTCCTGGTGGCGTGCCTACCAGGCCGGAGGGCGTGAGGCCCTGGCCGCGAAGCGGGTGCGTCGTCCTGGGCCGCATGAGCTGATCAGTGATGAGGAACGAGCGGTCCTCTTCCAGGCGATGGCCGACTACACGCCCGAACAGCTCCTGATCGGCGGCCCGTTGTGGACCAGGCCTTGGTGGCGAAGCTGA
- a CDS encoding IS630 family transposase, protein MSLKAVVVGDLIAKLYRVRLTEPGVGKYLKRWGLTFQRPDKRAVEQSPEAVRRWHEQTWPAIRTKAKAENAEILFADQVTGRTWGEKGHTPIVRRTGNRFSVNAMSAISTKGRMHFMVFSETLDADVMCRFLERLVGQFDRKIHLVVDGHSAHRSKTVRTWLADHTDAIELHFLPPYSPELNPDELVNADLKHSLPKGHRARNQAELAAETRRFFRRRQRQPHIVRGYFRGPHVRYTLNENPLSS, encoded by the coding sequence GTGTCGCTGAAGGCCGTGGTGGTCGGTGACCTGATCGCGAAGCTGTACCGGGTGCGGCTGACCGAGCCCGGGGTGGGCAAGTACCTCAAGCGGTGGGGCCTGACTTTTCAGCGGCCCGACAAGCGGGCCGTGGAACAGAGTCCCGAGGCGGTACGGCGCTGGCACGAGCAGACCTGGCCGGCGATCCGGACGAAGGCGAAGGCCGAGAACGCCGAGATCCTCTTCGCCGACCAGGTCACAGGCCGGACCTGGGGCGAGAAGGGGCACACCCCGATCGTGCGGCGCACCGGCAACCGGTTCTCGGTCAACGCGATGTCCGCGATCAGCACCAAGGGCCGGATGCACTTCATGGTCTTCTCCGAAACCCTCGACGCGGACGTGATGTGCCGCTTCCTGGAGCGGCTCGTCGGGCAGTTCGACCGCAAGATCCACCTCGTGGTCGACGGGCACTCCGCTCACCGCTCGAAGACGGTCCGTACCTGGCTCGCCGACCACACCGACGCGATCGAGCTGCACTTCCTGCCGCCATACTCGCCCGAACTGAACCCCGACGAGCTGGTCAACGCCGACCTCAAGCACAGCCTCCCCAAAGGCCACCGGGCCCGGAACCAGGCCGAACTCGCCGCCGAGACCCGCAGATTCTTCCGCAGACGCCAGCGCCAGCCCCACATCGTCCGCGGCTACTTCCGCGGCCCCCACGTCCGCTACACCCTCAACGAGAACCCTTTGAGTTCCTGA
- a CDS encoding transposase family protein, whose amino-acid sequence MEDPDPPVSPGRMWALGLYKSVVLVLFLLRQNPVQEAAAELFGISQATVSRRWTALLPVVEKVLARHVPDPAKASAGRIVLVDGTWSRRGTGQPRAPRCSAATPRHRIQPAVAVTLAGDLLAVSAPVPGSRHDIHAWRQSHFPEAFAEREGIGDLGYIGSGLLTPRRKPPGQEQSAGDKRANRSVNTLRAAVERAIAHLKNWKILATRYRDPLTRFTLVTKTVTALAFYKKG is encoded by the coding sequence GTGGAGGACCCGGATCCGCCGGTGTCACCGGGGCGGATGTGGGCGCTGGGCCTGTACAAGTCGGTGGTGCTGGTGCTGTTCCTGCTGCGGCAGAACCCGGTGCAGGAGGCGGCCGCCGAGCTGTTCGGGATCTCCCAGGCCACTGTCTCCAGACGATGGACGGCCCTGCTGCCGGTGGTGGAGAAGGTCCTGGCCCGCCACGTTCCCGATCCGGCCAAGGCGTCTGCCGGGCGGATCGTCCTGGTCGATGGCACCTGGTCACGACGTGGGACTGGACAACCCAGGGCACCACGATGTTCTGCGGCAACACCGCGACACCGGATTCAACCTGCAGTCGCCGTCACCCTCGCCGGCGACCTCCTCGCAGTCTCCGCCCCCGTGCCCGGCAGCCGGCACGACATCCACGCCTGGCGCCAGTCCCACTTCCCCGAGGCATTCGCCGAACGCGAGGGCATCGGCGACCTGGGCTACATCGGCTCCGGACTCCTCACACCCAGACGCAAGCCACCCGGCCAGGAACAATCCGCCGGGGACAAGAGAGCCAACCGCTCCGTCAACACGCTCCGAGCCGCAGTCGAACGGGCCATCGCACACTTGAAGAACTGGAAGATTCTCGCCACCCGCTACCGCGACCCCCTCACACGCTTCACTCTCGTCACCAAGACCGTCACCGCCCTCGCTTTCTACAAGAAAGGCTGA
- a CDS encoding IS630 family transposase, translating to MGRRPSVFVRPVAVDEGRKLQRISRSARDPVKLRRAIVVLMSAQGQTVKDITTLMQVGEDYVREVIHAFNERGFDALDPKWSGGRPKTISDEVREHICLIARTSPTDWKITAFSTWSLAKLAEHLVRQNVTTSISRETLRRILREGKVSWKTTTTWKASTDPEFIAKMHRVLALYDTPPTDGRVICVDEFGPLNLMPRKGKAWGPARRPRRLRATYRRTSGVRHMLAALDLATGKLYYRIRPRKRWREFLGLLKALRARWPGQKLYVVLDNFSPHKHTEVRTWAADNGIELVFLPTYGSWLNWIEAEFAALRYFALNGTDHRSHDEQNAAIGAYVRWRNTHTKPKTHFAPDSTIRTWTHYPAKTA from the coding sequence GTGGGACGTCGACCGAGTGTGTTCGTCCGGCCGGTCGCAGTGGACGAGGGCCGGAAGCTGCAGCGGATCAGCCGGAGCGCGAGGGACCCGGTGAAACTCCGCCGGGCGATCGTGGTCCTCATGTCCGCCCAGGGCCAGACGGTCAAGGACATCACGACATTGATGCAGGTCGGAGAGGACTACGTTCGCGAGGTCATCCACGCCTTCAACGAGCGGGGGTTTGACGCGCTGGACCCAAAATGGAGCGGGGGACGCCCCAAGACGATCAGCGATGAGGTGCGTGAGCACATCTGCCTGATCGCCCGGACGTCCCCCACCGACTGGAAGATCACCGCGTTCTCCACCTGGAGCCTTGCCAAGCTCGCCGAGCATCTGGTCAGGCAGAACGTCACCACGTCCATCAGCCGAGAGACCCTGCGTCGGATCCTGCGCGAGGGCAAGGTCTCCTGGAAGACCACCACGACCTGGAAGGCGTCCACCGACCCGGAGTTCATCGCCAAGATGCACCGCGTCCTGGCGTTGTACGACACCCCACCCACCGACGGGCGGGTGATATGCGTCGACGAGTTCGGGCCGCTGAACCTGATGCCCCGCAAGGGCAAGGCATGGGGGCCTGCCAGACGCCCGCGTCGGCTGCGGGCCACCTACCGCCGCACAAGCGGAGTGCGGCACATGCTGGCCGCCCTCGATCTGGCCACCGGCAAGCTGTACTACCGCATCCGCCCGCGCAAGCGGTGGCGAGAGTTCCTCGGCCTCCTCAAGGCCCTGCGCGCCCGCTGGCCCGGTCAGAAGTTATACGTGGTGCTGGACAACTTCTCCCCGCACAAACACACCGAGGTCCGCACCTGGGCGGCCGACAACGGCATCGAGCTGGTCTTCCTGCCGACCTACGGCTCCTGGCTGAACTGGATCGAGGCCGAGTTCGCAGCCCTGCGCTACTTCGCGCTCAACGGCACCGACCACCGCAGCCACGACGAGCAGAACGCCGCCATCGGAGCCTACGTCCGCTGGCGCAACACTCACACGAAACCGAAGACACACTTCGCCCCAGACTCAACGATCCGAACATGGACTCATTACCCCGCCAAGACAGCGTGA
- a CDS encoding L,D-transpeptidase family protein produces the protein MGTTYRVTVKVVDGGGRENARITYFTTLAPKKVNRIDVLPGEEVIVGIGQPVSLAFDYPVKNKAAVERKLKVSDSSNTEGSWGWVTEPITGRERVDWRPKTYWASGTKVTLDADLNGVDTGNGRYLTHPYSTAFAIGPSHIAKVDLNAHTLTLISDSHKVKTIPVTGGDANHRTWSGKMTLMSKEDAIRMSSQSIGLGKEYDFMVQRSMRMTVSGTYAHQAEWAEATLESPIPVMAALG, from the coding sequence ATTGGGACCACATATAGGGTTACTGTGAAAGTCGTGGACGGCGGTGGCCGCGAGAATGCCAGAATTACCTACTTTACCACTCTAGCCCCAAAGAAAGTCAACAGAATAGATGTCTTGCCTGGGGAAGAGGTAATCGTAGGAATTGGGCAACCCGTCTCTCTGGCTTTTGATTACCCCGTCAAAAATAAAGCGGCGGTTGAACGCAAGCTCAAAGTTTCGGATAGTAGCAATACGGAAGGGTCATGGGGTTGGGTCACTGAACCCATAACTGGCCGTGAACGCGTCGATTGGAGACCCAAGACGTACTGGGCCTCCGGCACTAAGGTCACCCTCGACGCTGACCTCAACGGCGTCGACACCGGAAACGGACGCTATCTTACACACCCCTACTCCACTGCTTTCGCTATCGGGCCCAGTCATATAGCGAAGGTCGACCTCAATGCCCACACCCTTACGCTAATCAGCGATAGTCATAAGGTAAAGACTATCCCTGTAACCGGCGGCGACGCGAACCATCGAACCTGGAGTGGGAAGATGACGCTCATGTCGAAAGAAGACGCCATCCGCATGAGCTCCCAGAGCATTGGCCTAGGGAAAGAGTATGACTTCATGGTGCAGCGCTCCATGCGTATGACTGTCTCGGGAACCTATGCCCATCAGGCTGAATGGGCTGAAGCGACATTGGAATCACCAATACCAGTCATGGCTGCCTTGGGATGA